The following are encoded together in the Triticum dicoccoides isolate Atlit2015 ecotype Zavitan chromosome 6B, WEW_v2.0, whole genome shotgun sequence genome:
- the LOC119325665 gene encoding disease resistance protein RGA5-like, whose protein sequence is MLTLICKISDALREKRYIMVVDDIWDVKTWDVIRHAFPMTSCGSIIITTTRVIDVAYSCRSSIGGHIYNIKPLNMVHSKQLFHRRLFNSEEDCSSSLEKASDQILKKCGGLPLAIIAISGLLANTEKTEQQWNQVKDSIGRALERNPSVEGMIKILSLSYYYLPPRLKGCLLYVSIFPEDSCIHRHMLICRWIAEGLIHKEGKYTAYEIGKRCFNELINRSLIQLVLFDKCEEVCACRVHDTILDFIISKSIEENFVTYVGVPGLTTQTQSIVRRLSIQVEGEGISVVPTGLSLSHVRSLNVFADRVEIPSMMEFRHLRVMDFENCKQLENRHLANIGRLLQLRYLNIHITHVKDLPEDIGHLRYLEILDISAIELNDLPAGIVSLRKLTHLFVHDSVKFPDGIANLQALETLKWLRASVQSYNFLQELGQLKNLRKLHFSHWQVAQEHKEVIASSLHNLCAQNLRSLTLSCAGDSTLLNTWCTSPQLDLQKLFIQHSSFTKVPDWVGSLMNLQKLSLELESIQHEDLCLLGALPALLTLELTLKSESHCEDRKLTISRETGFRCLRVFTYVVPDETMFSLMFGARSMPMLQKLTLFIVDCLDIEYISSSGALDFGIENLSSLVSFRCEFDCPDAVKASVKRMVSAHPNNNLTLIFNCQFC, encoded by the exons ATGCTCACACTGATATGTAAGATCAGCGATGCCCTGCGGGAGAAAAG GTACATTATGGTGGTTGATGATATATGGGATGTGAAAACATGGGATGTCATTCGACACGCATTCCCCATGACCAGTTGTGGAAGTATAATAATCACCACTACTCGTGTCATTGATGTCGCGTATTCATGTCGTTCATCAATTGGcggacatatatacaatataaaacCTCTTAATATGGTGCACTCAAAACAGTTATTTCATAGAAGATTATTCAACTCCGAAGAAGATTGCTCTTCATCTCTTGAAAAAGCTTCTGATCAGATTTTGAAGAAATGTGGTGGATTACCTTTGGCCATCATTGCTATATCTGGTTTGTTGGCCAacacagaaaaaacagagcagcagTGGAATCAAGTGAAAGATTCGATTGGCCGTGCACTTGAAAGAAATCCCAGTGTCGAAGGAATGATAAAGATATTGTCACTTAGCTATTATTATCTGCCTCCTCGTCTGAAAGGTTGTCTTCTGTATGTAAGTATATTTCCAGAAGACTCTTGCATTCACAGGCACATGTTGATATGTAGATGGATTGCCGAAGGACTCATTCACAAAGAAGGCAAATATACAGCATACGAGATAGGAAAGAGATGTTTTAATGAGCTCATCAATAGGAGTTTGATCCAACTCGTATTGTTTGATAAATGTGAAGAGGTGTGTGCTTGTCGAGTTCATGACACAATTCTTGATTTCATAATATCCAAGTCCATTGAAGAGAACTTTGTTACTTATGTTGGTGTCCCCGGTTTAACTACCCAGACACAAAGCATAGTTCGTCGGCTGTCCATACAAGTTGAAGGGGAAGGAATTTCTGTTGTGCCGACAGGCCTGTCACTGTCCCATGTTCGATCACTTAATGTGTTTGCGGATAGAGTGGAAATCCCTTCAATGATGGAGTTCAGGCATTTGCGTGTTATGGACTTTGAAAATTGCAAACAATTGGAAAACCGCCATCTTGCTAATATAGGGAGATTGTTACAGCTAAGATACCTCAACATACACATAACACATGTAAAAGATCTCCCAGAAGATATCGGACATCTACGGTACTTAGAGATATTGGACATAAGTGCTATAGAGTTAAACGATTTACCAGCCGGCATTGTCAGTCTCAGGAAATTGACACATTTATTTGTTCACGATAGTGTTAAGTTTCCTGATGGAATTGCAAACTTGCAAGCCCTCGAGACATTGAAATGGTTGAGGGCCTCCGTGCAGTCATACAACTTTCTGCAAGAGCTTGGGCAGCTAAAGAATCTGAGGAAGCTGCATTTTTCTCATTGGCAAGTCGCCCAAGAGCACAAGGAAGTTATTGCTTCTTCTCTCCATAACCTTTGCGCACAGAACCTTCGTTCTCTAACTCTGTCGTGTGCTGGTGACAGCACATTATTGAACACATGGTGTACCTCCCCGCAGCTTGATCTCCAGAAACTTTTTATCCAGCACTCAAGCTTCACGAAGGTTCCGGACTGGGTGGGATCGCTGATGAACCTGCAGAAGTTAAGCTTAGAATTGGAGAGTATCCAGCATGAAGATTTGTGCTTGCTTGGAGCCTTACCCGCTCTGCTCACTCTGGAACTAACATTGAAATCTGAGTCTCATTGTGAAGATCGAAAGCTGACAATCAGTCGTGAAACTGGCTTCCGATGCCTGAGAGTGTTTACCTATGTGGTACCGGATGAGACGATGTTCAGTCTCATGTTTGGAGCAAGAAGTATGCCCATGCTACAAAAGCTGACGCTTTTTATTGTTGACTGTCTTGACATTGAGTATATTAGCAGTTCTGGTGCTTTGGATTTCGGGATCGAGAATCTCTCCAGCCTCGTTAGTTTCAGATGTGAGTTCGATTGCCCAGATGCCGTAAAGGCTTCCGTGAAGAGAATGGTCAGCGCACATCCCAATAACAACCTTACTCTAATCTTCAACTGTCAATTCTGCTAA
- the LOC119321645 gene encoding disease resistance protein Pik-2-like produces the protein MEAALVSVATGALKPVIGKLATLLGNEYKRFKGVRKEIGSLSHELKAMEAFLLQMSEEEDPSVQDKEWMNEVRKVSYGMEDCIDDFMEHLGDKDTKPDGFMDKIKHSLGKFRKMKNRHRIGNEIQDLKKQIVEVGEKNERYKTRQPFSNNKNAAVDPRALAIFEHASKLVGIDEPKGEVIKLLTDEDGVVQTQRALKVVSVAGSEGMGKTTLANQVYQELKGQFKCRAFVSVSRNPDMMNILRTILSEVSNKD, from the coding sequence ATGGAGGCGGCGCTGGTGAGTGTGGCGACGGGGGCCCTGAAACCTGTCATCGGGAAGCTGGCAACTCTGCTCGGTAACGAGTACAAGCGTTTCAAAGGTGTGCGCAAAGAGATCGGGTCCCTCTCACATGAGCTCAAGGCCATGGAGGCTTTTCTCCTGCAGATGTCAGAGGAGGAGGACCCTAGTGTGCAGGATAAGGAGTGGATGAATGAGGTGCGGAAGGTCTCCTATGGCATGGAGGACTGCATCGATGACTTCATGGAACATCTCGGTGACAAGGACACTAAGCCGGATGGCTTCATGGACAAGATCAAGCACTCACTCGGGAAGTTTCGGAAGATGAAGAATCGTCATCGGATTGGCAATGAAATCCAAGATCTGAAGAAACAAATCGTGGAGGTGGGTGAGAAAAATGAAAGGTACAAGACTCGTCAGCCCTTCTCCAACAACAAAAATGCAGCTGTTGACCCTAGAGCCCTTGCTATCTTTGAACATGCCTCAAAGCTTGTTGGAATTGATGAGCCAAAAGGCGAGGTAATCAAATTGTTGACCGATGAGGATGGAGTTGTGCAAACCCAGCGGGCACTGAAGGTGGTCTCCGTCGCTGGATCTGAAGGAATGGGCAAGACTACTCTTGCGAACCAAGTGTATCAAGAGCTCAAAGGGCAGTTCAAGTGTCGGGCTTTCGTATCAGTGTCACGAAACCCGGACATGATGAATATCTTGAGAACCATTCTCAGCGAAGTTAGTAATAAGGAT